Proteins from a genomic interval of Kribbella aluminosa:
- a CDS encoding mannose-1-phosphate guanylyltransferase, with product MRNVVILAGGSGTRLWPMSRDDRPKQVLPLAAGQSLLRVAYNRLLGLVAPENIYVCTVGAITDVVRKELPELGPHNIIGEPARRDTANAVGLASAVVARNNPDAIVAFVGSDHLISPEDEFRTAIEHGFEVVEARGRSLVTFGIEPTHPHTGLGYIERGEPIEGTSAYVVDRFREKPDRATAEEYLATGRFWWNSGMFVWRASTVLNVLDTLLPDSAARLREVAAVWDTPAREATLAEIYPGLRKISVDYAVMEPASQGKVDADVVVVPMPVHWLDVGSWAALADTYDADPNGNRTDSSTLSCLLDSHDNIIVTDDPDHLVATVGLRSHIIVHTQDVTMVCPLSDGERVKELVAQVQSDHADYI from the coding sequence ATGCGAAACGTGGTGATCCTGGCGGGTGGTTCAGGGACGCGGTTGTGGCCGATGTCCAGAGACGACAGGCCGAAGCAGGTGCTGCCGCTGGCGGCCGGCCAGTCGCTGCTGCGGGTGGCGTACAACCGTCTGCTGGGACTGGTCGCCCCGGAGAACATCTACGTGTGTACGGTCGGCGCGATCACGGACGTCGTACGCAAGGAGCTGCCGGAGCTCGGCCCGCACAACATCATCGGCGAACCGGCCCGCCGGGACACCGCGAACGCGGTCGGGCTGGCGTCGGCCGTGGTCGCGCGGAACAACCCCGACGCGATCGTCGCGTTCGTCGGGTCCGACCACCTGATCAGCCCCGAGGACGAGTTCCGGACCGCGATCGAGCACGGGTTCGAGGTGGTCGAGGCGCGCGGGCGGTCACTGGTCACATTCGGCATCGAGCCGACCCACCCGCACACCGGCCTCGGGTACATCGAACGCGGCGAGCCGATCGAGGGCACATCGGCGTACGTCGTGGACCGCTTCCGGGAGAAGCCGGACCGCGCGACCGCCGAGGAATACCTGGCCACCGGGCGGTTCTGGTGGAACTCCGGCATGTTCGTCTGGCGGGCGTCGACGGTGCTGAACGTCCTCGACACCCTGCTGCCGGACTCGGCCGCCCGGCTGCGCGAGGTCGCCGCCGTCTGGGACACCCCTGCACGTGAGGCGACGCTCGCGGAGATCTACCCAGGGTTGCGAAAGATCAGCGTCGACTACGCGGTGATGGAGCCCGCCTCCCAGGGCAAGGTCGACGCGGACGTGGTCGTCGTACCGATGCCCGTGCACTGGCTGGACGTCGGCTCATGGGCCGCCCTCGCGGACACGTACGACGCCGACCCGAACGGCAACCGCACCGACAGCAGCACCCTCAGCTGCCTGCTCGACTCCCACGACAACATCATCGTCACCGACGACCCCGACCACCTGGTCGCCACCGTCGGCCTCCGCAGCCACATCATC
- a CDS encoding SDR family NAD(P)-dependent oxidoreductase has product MRIALITGANQGIGYALVEELAHRMNPEDLVLLTGRSPERVAAATRSAVGGGARVEGRVLDVTDGEAVRRLADEVGGVDIVVSNAVGPLEPGKAPGEQVDEFVDVANVGAQFMLRAFGPILRPGGRLIVVASSLGTLEQLPESLWGRFDGASLDDVEKVVEEWRTAVHDGTAVAQGWPEWINLPSKVAQVAAVRAVAGERREDDLAAGTLVASVCPGLVDTRASRPWFDDFSQAKSPADAVRPIADLILADAVDPALYGELIRDGKVVPWKPSTAR; this is encoded by the coding sequence ATGAGAATCGCACTGATCACCGGAGCCAACCAGGGCATCGGCTACGCACTTGTAGAAGAACTCGCTCACCGCATGAACCCCGAAGACCTCGTACTGCTGACCGGCAGAAGCCCCGAACGAGTCGCGGCCGCCACCCGGTCGGCCGTAGGTGGGGGAGCTCGGGTTGAGGGGCGGGTGCTGGATGTCACCGACGGGGAGGCGGTGCGGCGGCTGGCTGATGAGGTTGGCGGTGTGGACATCGTGGTGTCCAACGCGGTTGGTCCGTTGGAGCCGGGGAAGGCGCCGGGGGAGCAGGTGGACGAGTTCGTGGATGTGGCGAATGTGGGGGCGCAGTTCATGCTGCGGGCGTTCGGACCGATCTTGCGCCCTGGCGGCCGGTTGATCGTGGTCGCGAGTTCGCTCGGGACGCTCGAGCAGTTGCCGGAGAGTCTGTGGGGGCGGTTCGACGGTGCCTCGCTGGACGATGTGGAGAAGGTCGTCGAGGAATGGCGTACGGCGGTCCACGACGGTACGGCGGTCGCGCAGGGCTGGCCGGAGTGGATCAACCTCCCGTCGAAGGTCGCCCAGGTCGCGGCGGTCCGCGCGGTCGCCGGCGAGCGACGTGAGGACGATCTCGCCGCCGGCACCCTGGTCGCCTCCGTCTGCCCCGGGCTGGTCGACACCCGCGCCTCCCGGCCGTGGTTCGACGACTTCAGCCAGGCGAAGTCCCCGGCCGACGCGGTCCGCCCGATCGCCGACCTGATCCTCGCCGACGCCGTCGACCCGGCCTTGTACGGCGAACTGATCCGTGACGGCAAAGTCGTCCCGTGGAAGCCGTCCACGGCCAGGTAG
- a CDS encoding hemolysin family protein: MSTTWALIISAVLLALNGFFVAAEFALVASKRHRLEEAAASGSRSARAAIAGVSELSLMLAGAQLGITLCTLGLGSLSEPAIAHLLHPLFELAHIPEGVGHVVALILAVGGIGLLHVLLGEMAPKSWAISDPERSALILALPFRGFTYVFRPLLSLLNWIANLCIRLVGVTPQNEIANAHGPDELRLLIESSREHGTLEQPEHELLTAMLALQNTTVGQVMTPIAELSTVPVTASAREIELTSRREGHSRLAVVSGTSICGIVHVRDAARATTAGDTESRASDLMMAALELGDNTPVATAIRTMREERSQLAVVCGGDQAIGVVALEDLLEEVIGEFDDETDPIVTAARPE; encoded by the coding sequence ATGAGTACGACGTGGGCGCTGATCATCTCCGCCGTACTGCTGGCGCTGAACGGGTTCTTCGTCGCGGCCGAGTTCGCGCTGGTCGCGTCGAAGCGGCACCGGCTCGAGGAGGCGGCGGCGTCCGGCAGCCGGTCCGCCCGGGCCGCGATCGCCGGGGTCAGCGAGTTGTCGTTGATGCTCGCGGGGGCGCAGCTCGGGATCACGCTGTGCACGCTGGGGCTCGGTTCGCTGAGCGAGCCGGCGATCGCGCATCTGCTGCATCCGCTGTTCGAGCTGGCCCACATTCCGGAGGGCGTCGGGCACGTGGTCGCGCTGATCCTCGCGGTCGGCGGGATCGGTCTGCTGCACGTGCTGCTCGGGGAGATGGCGCCGAAGTCGTGGGCGATCAGCGATCCGGAGCGGTCCGCGCTGATCCTGGCGCTGCCGTTCCGCGGGTTCACGTACGTGTTCCGGCCGCTGCTCAGCCTGCTGAACTGGATCGCGAACCTGTGCATCCGGCTGGTCGGCGTGACGCCGCAGAACGAGATCGCCAACGCCCACGGCCCGGACGAGCTGCGGCTGCTGATCGAGTCCTCCCGCGAACACGGGACGCTCGAGCAGCCGGAGCACGAGCTGCTGACCGCGATGCTCGCGTTGCAGAACACCACGGTCGGTCAGGTGATGACGCCGATCGCGGAGCTGTCCACGGTCCCGGTGACCGCGTCCGCTCGCGAGATCGAGCTGACGAGCCGTCGCGAAGGACACTCCCGCCTGGCCGTTGTTTCCGGTACGTCGATCTGCGGCATCGTGCACGTCCGCGACGCGGCCCGGGCGACCACCGCCGGCGACACCGAGAGCCGGGCGTCGGACCTGATGATGGCCGCGCTCGAGCTCGGCGACAACACCCCGGTGGCGACGGCGATCCGCACCATGCGGGAGGAACGCTCCCAACTCGCCGTAGTCTGCGGCGGCGACCAAGCGATCGGCGTAGTCGCCCTCGAGGACCTCCTAGAAGAGGTAATCGGCGAGTTCGACGACGAAACCGACCCCATCGTCACGGCCGCCCGTCCCGAGTGA
- a CDS encoding NAD(+)/NADH kinase: MAVETAGTVRRWASAHGIGCTDIDVWKDHEERRTGTDELHHAGDPDLVVTLGGDGTFLRGARIAAKNNAAVLGVDLGKVGFLTEVACKDVEAALEAVHHGGATYEERMTLTMRASRPLEIPQGIESLLRYGHGPALPPPPIRHEMAEGDGWGMALDVTALNDVVVEKLARDHQVALGVYLSGRLLASYSADAVIVATPTGSTAYSFAAGGPILSPNTEAIVFTPVAPHMTFNRTVVAAPDEPIAVRVLPHSGQAAVSIDGQLRGVLDPGDWIGVYGSPQRLRLVRLRPTDFYGRLRDRFRLTDAPATAQDGEAELFWQPADSPVPPDLKHLRIPQPPSDDR, encoded by the coding sequence GTGGCGGTGGAGACCGCGGGGACCGTACGCCGGTGGGCCTCCGCGCACGGCATCGGCTGTACGGACATCGATGTCTGGAAGGACCACGAGGAACGGCGTACCGGCACCGACGAGCTGCATCATGCCGGTGACCCGGACCTGGTCGTCACGCTCGGCGGCGACGGCACGTTCCTGCGTGGCGCGCGGATCGCGGCGAAGAACAACGCCGCCGTCCTCGGGGTCGATCTGGGCAAGGTCGGGTTCCTGACCGAGGTCGCCTGCAAGGACGTCGAGGCCGCGCTGGAAGCGGTGCACCACGGCGGCGCGACGTACGAGGAACGGATGACCCTGACGATGCGGGCGTCGCGGCCGCTGGAGATCCCGCAGGGCATCGAGTCGCTGCTGCGGTACGGCCACGGTCCGGCGCTGCCGCCGCCGCCGATCCGGCACGAGATGGCCGAGGGCGACGGCTGGGGGATGGCGCTCGACGTCACCGCGCTGAACGACGTGGTGGTGGAGAAGCTCGCGCGGGATCACCAGGTGGCGCTGGGCGTGTACCTGTCCGGGCGGTTGCTGGCGTCGTACTCCGCGGACGCGGTGATCGTGGCGACGCCGACCGGGTCGACGGCGTACAGCTTCGCGGCCGGCGGGCCGATCCTGTCGCCGAACACCGAGGCGATCGTGTTCACTCCGGTCGCACCGCACATGACCTTCAACCGTACGGTCGTCGCCGCACCGGACGAGCCGATCGCGGTGCGGGTGCTGCCGCATTCGGGGCAGGCGGCGGTGAGCATCGACGGGCAGCTGCGCGGCGTACTCGATCCGGGGGACTGGATCGGGGTCTACGGATCGCCGCAGCGGTTGCGGCTGGTACGGCTGCGCCCGACCGACTTCTACGGCCGCCTGCGCGACCGCTTCCGCCTGACAGACGCACCGGCGACAGCGCAGGACGGCGAGGCCGAACTGTTCTGGCAGCCCGCGGACTCACCCGTACCGCCAGACCTCAAGCACCTACGGATTCCGCAACCGCCCAGTGACGACCGGTAG
- a CDS encoding hemolysin family protein has protein sequence MLILAGLGLILALTVATGYFVSQEFAYVAVDRNRLKTLAEDGDAAAARALKVTARLSFVLSGAQVGITITALLAGYFAEPYLGEGLQHLLGAAGVPEAVSLSVSVILALLLATIIQMVLGELAPKNLAIARAEAIALRLSRSTLLYLAVAGPVVHLFDSASNRILRRVGIEPVEELPQGATPQELDRIIETSYEQGLLDQDTMRLLDRGLDFRGRTAGEAMVPRVDVVTMHRDEPLTRVVELQDTGHSRFPVIGESVDEVIGVVAIGDVVELEPADRATIAVGSLATQPVAVPTTLPLPAVLERLRTARRQLAIVVDEYGGFAGIVSLEDIAEELVGEIRDEDDLPETGLVQGGDGSWVVPARWRLDEVAEATGVPLPESDDYETVSGLVMARLGRIPDVGDTLVVELPQRIDHDGKPVPTEYVRLTVQTIERRVPGIVLMEKTA, from the coding sequence ATGTTGATCCTGGCCGGCCTGGGCCTGATCCTGGCGCTGACCGTTGCCACCGGCTACTTCGTGTCCCAGGAGTTCGCGTACGTCGCCGTCGACCGGAACCGCCTGAAGACCCTCGCCGAGGACGGTGACGCGGCGGCCGCCCGGGCGCTGAAGGTCACCGCGCGGCTGTCGTTCGTGCTGTCCGGCGCGCAGGTCGGAATCACGATCACCGCGCTGCTCGCCGGGTACTTCGCCGAGCCGTACCTCGGCGAGGGCCTGCAGCACCTGCTCGGCGCGGCCGGCGTACCGGAGGCCGTGAGCCTGTCCGTCTCGGTGATCCTGGCGTTGCTGCTGGCAACGATCATCCAGATGGTGCTCGGTGAGCTGGCCCCGAAGAACCTGGCGATCGCTCGCGCGGAGGCGATCGCGCTGCGGTTGTCCCGTTCGACGCTGCTGTACCTGGCGGTGGCCGGGCCGGTGGTCCACCTGTTCGACTCGGCGTCCAACCGGATCCTCCGCCGGGTCGGGATCGAGCCGGTCGAGGAGCTGCCGCAGGGCGCGACGCCGCAGGAGCTCGACCGGATCATCGAGACGTCGTACGAGCAGGGCCTGCTGGACCAGGACACCATGCGGCTGCTGGACCGCGGCCTGGACTTCCGCGGCCGGACCGCCGGCGAGGCGATGGTGCCGCGCGTCGACGTCGTCACCATGCACCGCGACGAGCCGCTGACCCGGGTGGTCGAGCTGCAGGACACCGGGCACAGCAGGTTTCCGGTGATCGGCGAGTCGGTCGACGAGGTGATCGGCGTGGTCGCGATCGGCGACGTCGTCGAACTCGAACCGGCCGATCGCGCGACGATCGCGGTCGGCTCGCTGGCGACCCAGCCGGTCGCCGTACCGACGACGCTGCCGCTGCCCGCGGTGCTGGAGCGGCTCCGGACCGCGCGCCGGCAGCTCGCGATCGTCGTCGACGAGTACGGCGGGTTCGCGGGCATCGTGTCGCTGGAGGACATCGCGGAGGAACTGGTCGGCGAGATCCGCGACGAGGACGACCTGCCGGAGACCGGCCTGGTGCAGGGCGGCGACGGGTCGTGGGTGGTGCCGGCCAGGTGGCGGCTCGACGAGGTCGCCGAGGCCACCGGCGTACCGCTGCCGGAAAGTGACGACTACGAGACGGTGTCCGGGCTGGTGATGGCACGGCTCGGCCGGATTCCGGACGTCGGTGACACGCTGGTGGTGGAGTTGCCGCAACGGATCGACCACGACGGGAAGCCGGTGCCGACGGAGTACGTACGGCTCACTGTGCAGACGATCGAGCGCCGGGTGCCCGGCATCGTCCTGATGGAGAAGACGGCATGA